The Nyctibius grandis isolate bNycGra1 chromosome 9, bNycGra1.pri, whole genome shotgun sequence genome segment ATGAGTTGTCACTGCTCAAGTTCAGTACAtagttttaagaaaagtaaaaccaCATTTACCATGTGTCTAGTGCAGTGCATTTACTATGTCACTCTGAGCTGCCGACTTACTACCCCAAAGATATGCTAAACTAGTAAATTTAGTTTGCAAGCGAGGTAAAGACAAGGAACACGCAGAATGTAcgctagattttttttctgtgaggatacagtaagatttttttacagtaatattGCAATAGAATCACTGAAATTTAGCACTTCTatcagaaaagctgctttcagcacagcaggtaaaacaaaagcagtgatGTGCCTGGGTGCTTACCGGGACTGGCTCAGGCCCTGAGCCAGACTGCGGTCCCGAATCCTCCTTTTCATCACTTCACTGTAATCACCGTTTTTGAAAATGGGATGAGCAAACCAACCTAGAAGAAACTAAGCCAGAAAATAAGGGAGAAGGATAAATTATGTatcaaaacaaggaatttaACCATTTCTCCTTCATGTGATGCTTTATAGGTAGTACCTGAATTTATAATGAACAGGCAATTGGAGATACCCAGGGATGCCCATATAATGGCAGAAAATTTAATAAACTTTTGTCACCGCAACCATATTTTGTCTCATTTCTGTTGCATACTTGGTCAGCCACCAGAAGAGGGGGATACATTTCCTTGCAGTGATGCGTCTGGCtcatccttttctttcagtgagaTGCTGACTTGGGTTCTGGGTATCATCTCCAGCACCCAGGGAGGGGGTGCCACCATGAACAAacccaggagcagcagggagagctgtgACCGGGTGTCGCTGTACCTGCATGTATCGTCTGGAAGCATCAATGTCCTCCTGCTTGTGTGGGTTCCTTGGTTCGGCCCAGTCAGAGTTGATGGTGATAGAGATTAATCCTCCTTGTTTTGCCCGGTAGGTCTCATTGTAGAGGTGCCAGGCTTCTGCATGGGCCTTTATTAAGTTGTGCCCCACCACATAGGGGGCTCGCCCTGGCCGAACGGAGATGCCTGCAGGGACAGtgacagcacaggcagcagaacaGCATTTCCCAGCTTTCTCATCGGCTGCTTCCCAGGTTTACACAACACCCAGGACACCAGCACTGCCAGCTAGTAAATGAATAAACGTGCAGCACCTCGTGCCCTCAGGCCCAGCCCTGGGCTGAAATCCCCGCTTCAGCAGAGACAGATGAaggtgcagctgcagtgggCAGGCAGGACCCTGCATCgccccttcctcccctgctGCAGGACATGGGCTGGCTCAGCTCTCTGCCCTTGcagggctgccagccccagcaacaggctgctgctgctgccaggatgGAGAGCAGAAGCTGTGTGCTCAGGCCAGCTCCcatccctccccttcccttgcttctaCCCTGCAGCTGAGCTTGGCCCTCGTCCAGCCCTAACCCTTCTCCACAGTCCCTGGAGCTGGTCTGGAAATGGGGTCTGCTCCAGACAGCAAGTGTAATCCAGAGGTTGCAGAGGAGGGGTGGATTAGAGGAGTGGAAGAAGGAAGATCGAGGGGATAGGCAAAGTGAAGGAAGGACCTGTTCACCCCATCATAGCAGTCCAAACCCCATTTATCCCCACCACACCGTCTTCCTTGCTCTAACTTTGCAAGCCCCTGGCATCTACTctgctgcagcaaagaaagTTGTGCCTACAGTGCTGTGAAGGCTCTGAGGTTATGCCCAGCAGTCTTACCTGGAGCAGCTGTGCCAACGCCATAGCCAAGATATGCAGTGTTGTAGGGTTCATTGAGGGTTATCCAAAACTTCACTTTATCTCCCAGTCTCTGGAAAAGGAGCTCAGCATATTCCTTAAACCTCTGAACTATAGTATCATTCTCCCACCCACCGACGTTCTGCAGCGCCTGTGGGAGGTCCCAATGATAGAGAGTTACCTGTGGGGAAAGACAGCAAGAGAAAGGATTCAACCAGTCACTTTCAGAAATAAGGACAGTAACCTCAGCCTCATTTATGAACACAAATAAACTGTGCTTTGACCTGCAGCTACCTGTTCCTAACAGTGTTGAAGTTTGTAGCGATCACTTGTGCACTcaaataaaatacctttttgccagtgtttcagtttctttagGACATGGGGAAATGAACTCTAGGGACTGCCTGATGGTGAAGATGAAGCTTTTACCGAAAACCACCACAATCTTGTGATAGCAAGAACTCATCATTGAAGAACTGCTGTGCCTGCACTGACTCTCAGATGAAATACAGTCCAACAGAACCCCTGTTCGGGCTGGTACATCCATTGGACCAGTCTAGAGCAATGCCACGAAGGCACAGGTTTGCTCAGGCATGATTGAATGCTTGTGTAGATATTCCTGGATTGCCCCCTGCATGGTGTGCCTACACCTGTATGCAGCGGTTGGAGCAGCCATGTGCACTCCGACTGTGTACCAGCATGGTTTGGGGAGGACAGAGACAGCCAGGAGCGGGGAAGCAACAGGTAGTAACAGAAAAAAGCTACTTGTGTCGAAGTCTATGGTCAGATTCAGTGCTGAAAGAGCTGATTGGTGCAGTGGTGAGGTCACTGTGCATTATACGTGAAAAACCATGCTGATCAGTGGAGCTTCCTGACTCCTGGGAAAAGAATAGTGTTACACCCATCTCcaagaaaggcaagaaggaggatcctgggaactacaggTTGGTCTCTGGAAAGATTGCTCTATAGGTTCTTATGGAATCCACTTCCAAGCACATAAGGGATGAGAAGGAATTGGAAACAGCCAACAATAAGGTTACTGTGACCTTTCTGGGTAGTAACTTCTAACATCTCACTATATTCCCAGTTCATTTGCTTATGCAAAAAACTGTTTCCTTGCAGAACACAATGAAAAACAAGTTGTGAAGGAGGGCGTGGATGGAAACACACACGTGCTCTGAGCATCAGACTTGGGTTCTGCTATTTTTTAGTTACCTGAAAGTTACTACTTTTAGTTACCTGAGGCATAATGTTAGCTGCCAGAAGAGCGTCGATAAGCCTTTCATAGTAGTTCAGGCCCATTTCATTGATGTATCTGGTGGTCCCATCTGGAAGAACGCGGGACCAGGAGATTGAAAACCGATAGTGAGACACCTTGAGGCTTTTCAGCATTTCCACATCCTCCTCAATCTTGTGGTAGCTGTCACAAGCTACATCTCCAGTGTTATCATTGCTGATTTTCAAGGGAGTGTGAGAAAATTGGTCCCAAATGCTAAGTCCTTTCCCATCTGCTCTCCATCCTCCCTCAATCTGTAATtgaagaggagagggggaaattGTTAGTAAACCCCAAATTTAGGTCTTGGCCTAGCAAAGAATTCAGCCTGTTAGTCTTTGTGGCACCACACAATATTTTGACTTACCAGCTTAAGACTAGAAATAGCAATGTTTTTGCCGTACCAAACTAGTAAGACCTCTTGGTCCTCAAGGCAAGCAAAGTACAATCTCACAGAACAGGCATTGTTTCAGTTCACCTGATGCTCCGTGTTGGCTGGCTCTTGTGAATCCCATGCTGCTGTCTCAGTTCTTGTGGTATAACCATGCCCTTAATTATCTCCTAGTTCCTCCCTTTTACAGCAGTTGTTACACTAACGTTCAATTACGGTAAAACCTAATGTTACAAAATCTGTAGGTTTCTCATCCAAAATGAATTAACTGTCTGCAGATACTTTTAAGAGTTCATCTCACTTTCCTAACCTGATATGCTGCAGTTGCTACACTCCACCAAAAGTTCTTTGGAAATTCTCCATATAAAAATTCATCTTCTTTTGGCAATGGGATACCATTATTGCGGATGATTTCTGCATAGTACACAGCAGAGCGCTTTGGAGTTCTTGGCCTGTTGGGATTGTCAAAATCAACCTGGTGCAATCCGAATCTTGGATCATAACCATTCAGCCATTCAAAGTTATCCATAAAAGACCAAGCGTTGTATCCTCGCAGATTAACACCATCCAACTTGTAAGCTGAAAGACCAGAAACAAATGGAAGAGCACCAGTGGTATAAACACACGTTAAATGAACCACAAGGAATTCACATGCAACGACATACACGCTTCTAGCTTCATAAAGTTGGCACTGGTCAACTAAGATCGCTAAGAGACTCTTCATAGTTGGAGGACAGGAAGTACAAACGGCCATGCAAAGGAGatcataaaaagaaacactATGTTTATATTGTGTTCAGAATATTTAAAGACCAATATCaatcacttttaaaaactgctctTCAGAAGAATAAAGTAACCAGAAATCTAGAGAGGAGACACAAAACACCaagagaacaaaagcaaacactggTACCTTTTAAAGCTTCATCAATGTATGTTTTATAGTAAAATATCCTGCTATTGTCATCAACATCCGATTTGGTCTTTATCCCCACCCCATTCTCAATTATGTATATTGGGGGATTTCCGTATTCTTCTTTGATCCAGTTCAGTAGCCTCCTCAGCCCCCAGGCCGCAGCCCGGTGGCCAGTAATGGCTGAGGAAGGCAAGGAGCTGTCAACCTTTGTTATAACTTCCTGGTCATACTCATAAGAGAAGGGCCTCAACCGGGTCGTTGCATGGGTTACAATTTTGGAGGTGTAGGTGTTGAAGCAGAAGACATCTGCGGTGCCCCTGATGTAGTCACGCTCCTCTGCTGTGAAAACTGGTAGGCGAGATGATGGCAGGTTCTGGAGCTCGCTCCTGTTCCCAACTTTCCACTTCATGACCTCGGGGTAGTCTccatttttgaaaatggggTGTGTAAACCACCCCACCAAAAACTGCAGGTACCTGTCTGCAGCTTCTATGTCCCTGGGGTCGCTTGGTGTCTTCGGCTCAACCCAGTCAATGTTGGGACACAGAGCAATGACCCCTCCCTGACTCGCTCTGTATTTGTCATCGTAGGTGTGGTAGACCCTGGCGTGAGCTTTCAGTAAGATATGAGCAACCCTGTAGGGAGCGCTGCCAGGGTCATTGACATTGGGTGGTAATGCCCCGGTGCCATAGCCAACCCAGGCAATGACTTGGGGTTCATTGAATGTAATCCAGAACTTCACCCTGTCCCCAAAGGTCTGGAAACAGAAGTCCGCAAAGCTATCAAAAATGTCAATCAGCGCACTGCTCTCCCAGCCACCAATGTCCTGGAGAGCTTGTGGCAGGTCCCAGTGGTAGAGAGTGACGATGGGAGTGATGTTGTTTGCAATCAGTCCATCAATGAGACGGTTATAGTAGTCAACTCCATGGCTGTTTATTAAGTTGTTCCTTCCACTGGGGAAAATTCGAGACCAGGACAGGGAGAAATGATAGTTCTTTACCCCTAAGGCTCTCAGCAGGTAAATATCTTCCTCCACCTTGTTGTAGCTATCACAAGCTATATCTCCGTTATCGTTATTCTTTATATTCCCTGGGACATGGGTGAAGTTATCCCAAATGCTGGGTCCTTTGCCATCAGCATCCCAACCTCCCTCTACCTGGTAGGCAGAAGAAGACACACCCCATGTAAAGTCCTCTGGGAATGTCCCATAAAAGTACGTGTCCCTTTCAAAGTCTGTTTGAGATGAAAACTTCTGCCAGACAACCTTTGCCTTGGAGGGAACTTCTGATGCTGGTAAATTCGGCAACTTTGATGGCACGGGTGGGTCAAATGCCACTGGTGTAGAAAATCTGTCCAAGGCTTTGGATGGGAAACCATTTTTTTCAATAACACTGGAATAGAAATAAGCAGATGCCTTGGGAGTCCTTGGTCTGTTGCTATCTTCAAAATTCACATGATGCAGCCCAAATTTTAGGCTGTACCCCACTGGGCCTTCGAAGCCATCAACCAGGGATCGAGCAATATATGACCGAACATCAACTGCATCTAGCTTTACCGCTGTCACAGAAACAGTACAAGATATTGTTATTAATTTGAACATTTTCTGaacacagcacagcacaacATAAGCACCAGAACTGAGGGTAACAGTGTGATAAGCCAAACATCTACAAATAGTcttttaggcaaaaaaaaaaaccccaaacaattaAGAGTATCTGGCAAGAAAAGCAGTCAGCACTGTAATAGGAACTGGTCAAACGCTTAGTGATAAAAATGcatgagaaaagaaacattagTCAAGAGCTATTTCAGTACAGGAGACTTGTGCCACTGGTATCCCTTTCCCTGTGTTCTTGTTTTCAAGCACAATTCATCAATTTAGGTGTATGGTGCACTTTTAGATTTAACACTATAGCTAAACTGAAACATTACGTGTATTTAGTGCTTGCCTATCTTCCCTGACCACAGGAGAGCTGCTTTTAGCAGAACAGCGTATCCAATACCAGCAGAGGCAAGTCCAGCATCCTTCCTCACATTGCCTACAAAAAAAGCACTAAATCTCTAATTCCAGAAAAGTTCACTTCCCATATACAGTCCatcttttttacttctgcagaGGCATAACAGCAAAGCTAAATTGTGTTTTCTGTAGCTATTTTAACACTTCCATCAGTATGTTGAGAACTAGGTCAAGAAGACCAAATGCTGTACGCTGATCACCAACCTGTTTGATACAGCATATTTAGTAAAGTTTTCCTGACAGTATTGATTTGTGTATCTCAAAAGACTATATCAGTCAAATCCCTATTTGAAACACCCAATCTCTATACCTGTCCAGAACTTCAGTcactaatattatttttatatcaatTATACACAGTTTGCAAAGATACAAGCATACCTTGAACCTTGCTCAAAACAATTGAGATATAGATATACATATTTCCCTAAAAAATCTAACCTGAAATGGTAGAGGATGCTCCCAGCTGGATCTGCTTGATCAGTAAAGACAGCTCAGACCTGAGCTATGAGATCACTATAGGCAAGAGCCTGCCTGCAGGCAAATCATCTTCAGGGCAGCTGAAGTGTATAAACACTGTTCTCACAGAGGGACTGATGTTAGGGTCCAGGCTACATTAATCCATATATATGAAAAACCTATTCCCATATCTAAATAGAATGGAGAGTTCCATATCTGGACACCAGATAGGCTGAAGTATATGAAGCCACACTACATACACCATAGGCAGCTGACCTCGTATCACTATGCAAGTggtgatgttttaaaattaaccaCCATGGAAGGGATAGACTAATTAGttactattattaaaaaaaaaaattacatttctccATACCTTTTAGAGCCTCATTGATGTACCGCTGCAAATAACCCACTCGCAGAGTGTCATTAATAAGATCCCCTGCATCTTCTGTCGGCATACCATTTCCTGCTATGTAAATTGGGATCTTTGTCCCTGTGTATTCATGGGACACAAACTTCAGCAGCCTTCTTAATCCCCAAGGGACCACATGGATCCAAGAAGAGGCAGCCTGTGGCCAAGAAGGATCTACGTGCAAGGAGAAGTTCCCGATGCTCTCGTAGCCTGGTGTGCAGGTCCCGTTAGTCACGGCACTGACCAGGCGAGAAGTGTAATGGGAAAGaccaaaaaaatctgcagtcCCTTTCACCCAGGACTTCTCCTCCTCTGTAAACAGAGGCAGCTGTGCAACTGTTGTGGAGCACTGCTGGTTTACTTCCTGGATCTGAGCCTTCAGGATATCTGGGTAATCACCATTAACAAATATAGGGTGAGCAAACCAGCCAAGCATGAACTGCAGGTACCTCTCAGATGCCCTCACGTCCTCAGAGCTGGTTGGAGTCTTGGGTTCAGCCCAATCTGAGTTCAGCACCAGTCCCACCTTTCCCAGTTGCTGAGAACGGTATTTGTCATTATACAGGTGCCAGACCTTGGCATGAGCCTTGAGAATTGTGTGAGCAACCTGGgggcagaaagcagaggaataTGTGTCACACTACTTTGCACAGAACTCTTAAGCATTGAGATTATTGCCATGTGAGAATGTCGTCTCCATCCAAAGAAATcttgacaaaaaaataatcatagcCAAAGAATGCAGCAGATTTGGGAATAAGCAGAAGAATCTGGCCACCCATCAACACCAGCTTTCAGaatagaaaaatacaataaaaacatCTAGCATCCATTAAGTAACCCCTTTTTTGCAAGTATCATAAACCCAACAAGGAAATAGTTGTCTCAGAGGCCACATTAGGCTTGAACATAGTTGAAATACAGAACCATCAGAGGAAAACAACACAACAATGGCAGCTGCAGGATCCTAGATATTTCTGTGTCCCTACCTTGTAAGACGCTACTCCTGGGTCAGCGATTCCTGGAGGATGCTCTCCGGTGCCGTAGCCAGCGTAGCTGATAACCCAAGGCTCATGGAAAGTAATCCAGAACTTGACCCGATCTCcaaaactggaaaagcagaagTCTGCATAGTTTACAAAAGCATCTATGATACTGTCATTCTGCCAGCCACCAAGAACCTGAAGAGCTTGTGGGAGGTCCCAGTGGAACAGAGTCACCATGGGCTCAATGTTAGAGTCTAGCAACCGGTTAATTAATTGGTTGTAATAATCAACACCCTTGGAGTTGATGGTCTTGTTGGTGCCAGCAGGGAAAATTCTAGGCCAGGATACAGAAAATTTGTACAGTTGGGGATGAAGGCCCCTAAGTAGGTAAACGTCATAGTTGGTTTTATAGTAGCTGTCACATGCGATGTCCGTTGTTTGGTTCATGTAGGCATGACCTGCGTGACCAAACTGATCCCAGatgctctctcctttcccatccTCTGCCCAAGCTCCTTCAACATTAAAGGCACCTGTGGATGTGCCCCAGAGGAAACCACCTGGGAAAACATCTTGCAGAAAAGAATCCCTCTCCAATTCAGACTGTTCAGCAAACATTTCCCAAACTGTTTGATAGGAGGAGCGAGGGGCAAGAACAGCATCTGGATTCTCCTGTAGAGTATTTGTTTTGCTGGAAATAGaataaaaagatgttaaaatctCTAAGGTGGATGCCAGTGCCACAGAACTTGCAAACATGGAGGATGAAAGCCCACATAAGCCCCTGAGGGTATATTTCCTTTGTCATCTGATCAATCCAACCTGCTGCTGTCCAGCTAGAAGATGAAGGTGGAGTGCAATGAGCtaactgcagagctgctcaggtGCTACACATCTAATGCATTTCTTTGCAGGTAGATTTTCATAACTCATTACAGCTAGGTCAAAGGTGCAAACAAAGTCCTTGCAGTGTGTAGCAATTTCACATGCTACAACTGCTCTCATGAGTTTCCATGGGACAAGCTAAAACTAATCAATCCTGCTTCTGTAATCCTTCGCATCTCCCCGTACAATGACATCTCCTACATTTCTGTAGGCCCAATTGGCTTCTCCCCTAGGAAAGCCtctattgtatttatttatttatttatttttaactattttgcttttgaaaagagcAGAAGGCTTGGAAAATGTACTTGTTACTCTTGGCTTGAAGGTGCAATTTGGGTAATCAAGGATGAGAGAGTGGAAGCGGATTACATTGCCTGTAATAGCAGGATAGAGGATTGCCTGTGATAGCAAGAGACTGGGCTCAGCAGAAAGGCATTCCTCTCCAGTCTTTTCAGCAGCTAACAGCAGACTTTACCACTAAAAGTGTCTTGTGTCTGCCTGCACATAGATTTCTAGAGGACACCATTTTATTATGGTATCTGATTTAAGGGACAAAAACTGTACCTTAAAACATGAGAAGATGAGAAGTCCAAGAACTCATTAACATCATACCCAATCGTATGTGTCTCTTCTTTATTAAtagctgaaaacaaataaatggtAAGTGATAGTCACAACTTAGATGCCATGGACTGCATGACACCACTTATACATACAATTacaactgtaaacctaacactgctaagtccaccactaaaccatgtcccaagtgcctcatcttttaaatacctccagggatggtgactcaaccacttccctgggcagcctgttccaatgcttaataaccctttcagtgaagaaattttttcctaatatccaatctaaacctcccctggcacaacttgaggctgatgaaaatgatgaaaagcTTTGGGGAAGATTTCCTGCTTCCCCTCCCTCGACACCCACCCTTAATTTTCCAAGGCGGCTACAAAAGAAATGATAAAGTTATTTCATCTAATAGCAGCAGTTTGGACTGGACAATTTTGAATTTCCTCTATAATTTGCCATGCAGATCTTAGCTAAAAAACTCTCCTCCTTCTTGAAATATGTCACTCACCTGTGACAATGGCAGCTACTGGTATGAAAGGATTCTCTTCCATGGAACCACAATCAAGGAACTTCAGACTAAAAACCAAGATATCTATGTCCTTCCAGACATTCTGCAAAACCAGAAGTCAGAGACTTGTATGAAAAGAAGCATCAGCCAGCTACTAAAACCATGCTCTTGGCATTTGCTGCTTTTAACACAGAATAGGAAACACCTAGAAGACTGAGAACTGGTGATAAAGTTCTTCAAAGTTAAATGCATAAATCAACAGAATAAGCATTAAATACCACTCACTATTTTCCTCTGAtccaaaaaaaagcccaatgCAAATCAAAGCATAAACCCCAGAAACCTTCAGTGCAGTGTTTCACCTGTCATTGAAAAGGCACAAGGAACTATGTCCTTTTCTGAAAGCTTACTTGGTAAGAATCTGTTGCCATAAATGGCCCACTCCAGATTTTTAGAGTAACTGCAGCATGCTGGGACCCTAAAGGGAATGAATCACGTGGGTAGCTCCTTATTCTGCTACTCAGTTGCTGGATGACTCTCGTCTTATGGATTTTAAGAACGCAGTTCGCTACCAGAGGTTTAATAGCAGGTACTAGCCTACAGCATGACTGACATTGTTGCTGCCATATGATCTAATCCTTTCACAAACTCAGCCTTATTAACATTTCCAGCACTGCCTCTACTGATGAGGAGCTGTGAAGTTTAGTAGTATAGTTGCAGAACCCATACTAGAATAAAATAGTGTCTTTCAGTGTATAGGTATTAGCCTAACACCTTATCAAACATTTAGGATGTGAAAAAGAAGGTTTTTCAGTCCTGGACAAAAGAATTCTGCCATTCTGGTCGTTAATGCATCAATAACAAGCACTGACAAAGAAGATCCTTTCCACTACTTTCAAACACCTGTTTTTAAGTCAGAGTAACAACAGAGAAGTAAGTGAGCACTATGCAGCTGTTTCCTAGTGTAGCTGTTGTCTGAGCTCTCACAGCAAATCAGAACTGTTTAGACATGGGTCAAGAAACATGAAATTCCCCTTCTATTTATGGTCTGTTGTCTGCTGCTATAATTTTAACACCGTGCATAATGTTACCTGGAATTCATTCAATTTCTTGTAGAAATCTGTTTCATTTCCACAACAGTACTGAAGGCTGAGAGACAGAAAGTCTACTGAATCctggaaataagaaaaggaaaagaatcatCCTgcagcaaaatgtattttttgcaggtattacattaaaaatacataaaattgtGAAATGTTTGATAAAGATACATTGCTGGAGTAAGAAGCCATACAGCTATATGGGAGCTCCGGACAATATAATAAGTACAAACTGGATACTGTATGGGAAGATGCATTTTTTATCTCTTCTTctaaacaaagtaaaaattaaacagcTAAATGAAATTCTAGGAGTATATTatgaatttaatattaattatttacagTTGATTTTTTAGTTAGTAAGACTGTCTATGATTAATCAGACAGAGAAACCTTTGCAACGATGTGGTTCAGGTAGGCCTTATCAATTATCTTTCGGGGAAAGTCCACTTCAGAAACCTTTAATCATTCCAAACTACAAGCGTAGTTTGTTTCCCACTAGAAGTCATCAAGTTCAGGGGAATAGATAGTATTCTTTTATTAAACCAGCTGATGAAGCTGGAAAAGAACTGATAagctttcagtttatttttcagtccaAGGTTTTCTTCTAGTTTAGACAGCTCATCTAATACAacatcctccctctccccacaaaCCGCGCCTTGCTTATATCCTTGAAATGTCATGCCTACAACCCTATTACTAAATTTTGAAGGATTGTGAATACAAGCAAAAAACCTGCACTGTCATTTGTTCACCGTATCCTACATCAACATCCTCCAGACGAAGACAACGACTAACAGAGAGTTTGGTCTTCACAGAAAGGATGTCATCATCTTTGTGGAGATTATGTTCTCCTCACGTTGTGCCATCCTCGTGCAACTTGATCACTTTTAGCACAGCTCAGTCTGTGTTTTAACATAataagcagattttttaaatagcagttatttgaaataaagtatCTATTTCTCTGGTGGTGCATTAAGTAgacttgcaaagaaaatgacaatGGGTACACTTTTTGCGGACACCTTGTCATTTAAGCATGTATATTGCTAAAATTGCCAATTATGAGAGCGAATCTGTCTCTATATATCTTAATCAGCGCTTACTAGCCAAGAAAGGATGCTGAAGTcatttttaaaaccagcaaGTTTCACATGATCAGACCAATCAAATAAGTAAAATTTACCAAATTGGTCAATTGGTCAACTTGCTAAAGTTGTATTTAACTTGCAACAAGTCACTTGATCCCATACataaaaatcaagttaaatCAAATCAGATTTATATAATTTgggaaataatttctatttaggTGTTACctgaagagaaactgaaagcaaTTCTGACGAAGTGCTATCCAAGACATGACCCATTCCTAAAGCAATGGACAGCTTTccaccttgaaaaaaaaaaaagaggcaatcTATTGGTAGTATGTTAAGGACAAATATCAAATTTCAGttcactgcatttattttaaaatcagttggAAATTTTTGAAGATGTGGAACATCAAGCAGTGTCCTAGGTAGCTGATTTCAGAATATCCACTATGATTTCAACGGACAGTTGAAGAAGGTAGAAATTCAAAGGCAGAGTTCAAGGAGTCTTTGTCAATAAATCTATTCACGGTTGCTCATTAACATCTTAGCATTGTTGCTTGCAGGAAGGTGGATCTGAATACAGCTGTCCAGCGGGTGCCCTTCTACTCCATGCATAATTATAAGTaatacttttaattttcatgCCTTTGTGGTGGTTCTACAgtggttattttttaaaatccattctgTGCTGCATGCTGCTGAGATGCTAGGATGCCATAAACTTGTGGGGGCAGGTGATGTGGGAGGGAAGCTGGGCAACATCTAAGGGCTATCACCAGGTAGTGTGAACTGTACTGCAAAGTATTCCTGACAAATGCaagaattcaaaataaataaattaattaaaaatttgaaaaaaatgctgactcGGCCAGCTGTACTGGTTGTCTGCCTGGGACAGAAAAACTTCAAGCCCAAAGAAAGCAGACCCAAGAGGACAGCTGCTTA includes the following:
- the LCT gene encoding lactase/phlorizin hydrolase isoform X1, whose product is MELICKTVIFFLLVSPSLGRDGEFAQNFIAIAGPLPSELVNRLHLQNQVLPKEDEGPAVAEAHDYLCQQDLVAPELPQYFSHLREIGVTHYKVFLPWARILPTGDARKADEVRVQCYQELLKTLVAADLRPVVVLHHQRVPGLVATQAAGRNTNAFADLFVEYAEFSFCAFGDLVDVWLTFSDLPEVLESLPYDDPQDRAQALAGAHERAYTVYHEKYSPTGGKLSIALGMDDDILSVKTKLSVSRCLRLEDDSVDFLSLSLQYCCGNETDFYKKLNEFQNVWKDIDILVFSLKFLDCGSMEENPFIPVAAIVTAINKEETHTIGYDVNEFLDFSSSHVLRITEAGLISFSFKTNTLQENPDAVLAPRSSYQTVWEMFAEQSELERDSFLQDVFPGGFLWGTSTGAFNVEGAWAEDGKGESIWDQFGHAGHAYMNQTTDIACDSYYKTNYDVYLLRGLHPQLYKFSVSWPRIFPAGTNKTINSKGVDYYNQLINRLLDSNIEPMVTLFHWDLPQALQVLGGWQNDSIIDAFVNYADFCFSSFGDRVKFWITFHEPWVISYAGYGTGEHPPGIADPGVASYKVAHTILKAHAKVWHLYNDKYRSQQLGKVGLVLNSDWAEPKTPTSSEDVRASERYLQFMLGWFAHPIFVNGDYPDILKAQIQEVNQQCSTTVAQLPLFTEEEKSWVKGTADFFGLSHYTSRLVSAVTNGTCTPGYESIGNFSLHVDPSWPQAASSWIHVVPWGLRRLLKFVSHEYTGTKIPIYIAGNGMPTEDAGDLINDTLRVGYLQRYINEALKAVKLDAVDVRSYIARSLVDGFEGPVGYSLKFGLHHVNFEDSNRPRTPKASAYFYSSVIEKNGFPSKALDRFSTPVAFDPPVPSKLPNLPASEVPSKAKVVWQKFSSQTDFERDTYFYGTFPEDFTWGVSSSAYQVEGGWDADGKGPSIWDNFTHVPGNIKNNDNGDIACDSYNKVEEDIYLLRALGVKNYHFSLSWSRIFPSGRNNLINSHGVDYYNRLIDGLIANNITPIVTLYHWDLPQALQDIGGWESSALIDIFDSFADFCFQTFGDRVKFWITFNEPQVIAWVGYGTGALPPNVNDPGSAPYRVAHILLKAHARVYHTYDDKYRASQGGVIALCPNIDWVEPKTPSDPRDIEAADRYLQFLVGWFTHPIFKNGDYPEVMKWKVGNRSELQNLPSSRLPVFTAEERDYIRGTADVFCFNTYTSKIVTHATTRLRPFSYEYDQEVITKVDSSLPSSAITGHRAAAWGLRRLLNWIKEEYGNPPIYIIENGVGIKTKSDVDDNSRIFYYKTYIDEALKAYKLDGVNLRGYNAWSFMDNFEWLNGYDPRFGLHQVDFDNPNRPRTPKRSAVYYAEIIRNNGIPLPKEDEFLYGEFPKNFWWSVATAAYQIEGGWRADGKGLSIWDQFSHTPLKISNDNTGDVACDSYHKIEEDVEMLKSLKVSHYRFSISWSRVLPDGTTRYINEMGLNYYERLIDALLAANIMPQVTLYHWDLPQALQNVGGWENDTIVQRFKEYAELLFQRLGDKVKFWITLNEPYNTAYLGYGVGTAAPGISVRPGRAPYVVGHNLIKAHAEAWHLYNETYRAKQGGLISITINSDWAEPRNPHKQEDIDASRRYMQFLLGWFAHPIFKNGDYSEVMKRRIRDRSLAQGLSQSRLPEFTESEKQRIKGTYDYFGLNHYTTVLTYNVNYAAGVLSYDSDRGVASVADRSWLNSGSFWLKVTPFGFRKILRWIKEEYNNPPIYVTENGVSERGAFDFNDTWRTHYYRSYINEALKAVVLDGVDLRGYTAWTLMDNFEWAVGFDEKFGFYHVNFTDPSLPRHPKASARYYSQIINCNGFPDPATGPHPCLELEHEVTPPDSTPGPADGVRFLGLDLTSHSAEIALYVLFALAGVGAVGLALFAYMYGKLSKRSHKRSHMELSKL